From a single Toxoplasma gondii ME49 chromosome II, whole genome shotgun sequence genomic region:
- a CDS encoding hypothetical protein (encoded by transcript TGME49_221518): MKTELKDCTPPPLNVVSPMKSTAELGVALSSRGRRTLDRFPFLGFSFVFSLWTPSSSLTPHRSLELPPISFSPPIRSRAARPFRFWPSGEVHRENRRFPGRTLTANGGVFPRLSSATRVLSRRTRRTEQQTERERGLRRASSPVSLGGRPAALERTSFFEGDVRLRSLSVPSSSLSTQ; this comes from the exons ATGAAAACAGAGT TGAAAGACTGTACACCTCCGCCACTTAACGTGGTGTCCCCCATGAAGAGCACAGCAGAACTTGG agtcgctctctcctctcgcggcAGGAGAACGCTGGATCGCTTTCCGTTTCTTggtttctcttttgttttctctctctggacaccctcctcttcgctgacGCCTCATCGAAGCCTCGAACTTCCTCCCATATCCTTTTCCCCGCCAATTCGCTCCCGAGCCGCGCGCCCCTTCCGTTTTTGGCCTTCAGGTGAAGTCCACCGGGAGAACCGGCGGTTTCCTGGGCGAACTTTGACGGCAAACGGAGGCGTTTTCCCGCGGCTCTCGTCCGCCACGCGCGTGCTTTCTCGGAGGACGCGACGCACTGAACAAcagaccgagagagaga GAGGCCTGCGTCGCGCGTCCTCTCCGGTATCCTTGGGTGGACGTCCAGCGGCATTGGAGAGGACTTCGTTCTTCGAAGGCGACGTTCGGCTTCGTTCGCTTtccgttccttcctcttctctgtctacACAATGA
- a CDS encoding hypothetical protein (encoded by transcript TGME49_221540), which yields MEQTDTESGCRYGGTAAGRRASGAETFFSYAFAGKEDADTRWRPNGDVCHWQKGIPPAPDVQALESKSRGCRRRDTGESCPQTFREQEFQQRGSRGEAKRQSGGVWERRLLDGNVETDRRTETDESKLQCMRGWQRQSGRKESSLAQTPARATDSASMAAVNDCEKRSNAEDLSDTWGEVPFENLSEASLDTALEVYVHSSKGMGKHEGKTKKSDGIRVKPTTPSFEWLGGVAQRVEGSFNFFTSTFADFALRAEELLGERTAPPRAFAAETGEASAVRAAPHHEARFLKNQTEARKIDAEVCGETAVAPLFAESAFAGTQRQVGFLSIETPDKQAKHEDLLHKDKESEQEERCRDHEREWTSFRVGALDGEASPTHRCDGKQETPGKTPEKLPHGRETREESFFDSSERRRQSWSSVVHPQVLDSPASVHAAVSACDIFPRSEPTRLHSFSSPSSGASDSPGPLLPSPIAASPSPSTSVLPHSLIFPEDRSDSLSPARRDRRGWGAEAVCVSQVHRRQLLLAASRFAASAETQPTEGSSDTQNTKHEETLESARTQAHAAFLPLTSPLFTEEELTVWSSTKCGLCGQQVLQEDLASHSAICNVAASADEYSVIHEDKFLASASALPEEDRRNYVAERRLEEALEGLCLVRRWGCGESSEDCLRRLQSSLEEKLKEVRSQKEERIRQRRQQSRQEDSTSVGRLQLRRRVCVERRKPPVCAGDPSPLGPVSPVYRSSSPHLDSACSETSVTNPSEAAAQSFFGGLQRREESQEASDRSSAFVSDMLHATHETSATVASLASRYQAAFASALASLPRLSPRSSSLDTKPVCFLSHSSPRSSSCSSSFPSSPSSPSALTSLPPPCPSARPSSFSVSAPPSHCSPFSSLSSPSFSSSSPVSCSPSSSSVRQQDCEEPLWWMPGTFGFVIDSGWMRTWFFFTGLANPGEDGLLEWRLPALWTDPSFDHPRLYCGRPPGPITNKSLLDVKGKIVAGRQRGLNADYLILDASAWTFLHQRYGGGPPIILYNPNPCEFGDLYEGCFVTFEGEWQNGHPYTGKGKVFDPLCNRGFDGELREGRLWNVKPGSKGLLPDGGILLGGACIQGKIHGPNGKLLRRRKLYVGKFRKGKLHGHGLVARAEDGVVLAEGVWENGKLCGI from the exons ATGGAGCAAACGGACACAGAAAGTGGTTGCAGATACGGTGGCACGGCTGCGGGACGGAGAGCGAGTGGAGCGGAGACCTTTTTTTCGTACGCCTTTGCGGGcaaagaggacgcagacacaCGGTGGCGTCCAAACGGAGATGTGTGCCATTGGCAGAAGGGAATTCCACCGGCTCCAGACGTTCAAGCACTCGAGAGCAAGTCAAGAGGTTGTCGCAGACGAGATACCGGAGAGTCTTGCCCTCAGACATTCAGAGAGCAGGAGTTTCAGCAGCGCGGCTcacgaggagaagcgaagcgtcAATCAGGAGGAGTGTGGGAAAGACGCCTGCTGGATGGCAATgtggaaacagacagaaggactgaaacagacgagtCAAAGCTTCAATGTATGCGGGGCTGGCAGAGACAAAGCGGACGAAAAGAATCCTCTCTGGCTCAAACTCCCGCGAGAGCAACAGACTCTGCTTCGATGGCTGCGGTCAACGactgcgagaaaagaagcaacgcTGAAGACCTCTCAGACACTTGGGGGGAAGTGCCGTTCGAGAACCTTTCTGAAGCGTCCCTGGATACTGCGCTCGAGGTTTACGTACACTCCAGCAAGGGCATGGGGAAGCACgaagggaaaacgaagaagagtgacGGCATTCGCGTCAAGCCGACTACCCCCAGCTTCGAGTGGTTAGGCGGCGTTGCTCAGCGGGTGGAAGGGTCCTTCAATTTCTTCACTTCGACTTTCGCGGACTTTGCTCTCAGGGCAGAGGAGCTTTTAGGAGAACGAACTGCCCCTCCCAGAGCCTTCGCAGCCGAAACCGGAGAGGCTTCAGCTGTTAGGGCTGCTCCCCACCACGAAGCGCGTTTTCTGAAAAATCaaacagaggcgagaaaaatcGACGCGGAAGTCTGCGGGGAAACCGCCGTTGCCCCGTTGTTTGCCGAGTCTGCGTTCGCggggacacagagacaggtgGGTTTTCTCTCGATTGAGACACCCGACAAACAGGCCAAGCACGAGGATCTACTCCacaaagacaaagaaagcgaGCAGGAAGAGCGATGCAGAGACCACGAGCGGGAGTGGACTTCATTTCGCGTTGGGGCCCTTGACGGCGAAGCATCTCCCACACACAGGTGCGACGGCAAGCAAGAGACACCTGGGAAGACACCTGAAAAGTTACCTCACGGccgggagacgagagaggaaagttTTTTCGACTCTTCTGAAAGACGACGCCAGAGTTGGAGCTCGGTCGTGCATCCTCAGGTCTTGGATTCTCCAGCCTCCGTTCacgcagctgtctctgcttgcgACATCTTTCCACGCTCAGAACCGACGCGTCTCcactcgttttcctctccgtcctcaGGAGCTTCTGACTCTCCGGGGCCGCTTCTACCCTCGCCCatcgctgcctctccttctccctccacCTCCGTTCTTCCACATTCTTTGATCTTCCCTGAAGACCGAAGCGACAGTCTTTCTCCAGCACGCAGGGATCGGCGAGGCTGGGGAGCAGAGgctgtctgcgtttcgcagGTACACAGGAGGCAGCTGCTCCTCGCGGCCTCGCGCTTCGCGGCGtcggcagagacgcagccgACTGAGGGCTCTTCAGACACGCAGAACACAAAGCATGAGGAGACTCTGGAGTCGGCGAGGACCCAGGCTCACGCGGCGTTCCTCCCCTTAACTTCGCCGCTCTtcacagaggaagaactAACCGTCTGGTCCTCGACAAAGTGCGGTCTCTGCGGCCAGCAA GTTCTTCAAGAGGACTTGGCTAGTCACTCTGCTATCTGCAATGTCGCTGCCTCTGCCGACGAATATTCTGTCATTCACGAAGATAAA tTTCTGGCGTCTGCCTCGGCACTGCCTGAAGAAGATCGCAGAAACTACGTGGCGGAGag gcGTCTGGAAGAGGCCCTCGAGGGCCTCTGTCTCGTGCGGCGGTGGGGGTGTGGGGAAAGCAGCGAAGATTGTCTGAGGAGACTGCAGAGCTCCTTGGAGGAGAAGTTGAAGGAGGTACGCAgccagaaggaagaacggatacggcagaggagacagcagagcagACAGGAGGACTCGACAAGTGTGGGGAGACTGCAACTCCGCCGGCGAGTCTgtgtcgagagaagaaaacctccGGTGTGTGCCGGAGACCCGAGTCCTCTCGGTCCTGTATCTCCGGTGtatcgttcttcttctcctcacttAGACTCTGCCTGCTCAGAAACCTCCGTCACAAATCCCTCCGAGGCTGCGGCGCAAAGCTTTTTCGGAGGACTgcagcgacgagaagaatCGCAAGAGGCCTCTGACCGTTCCTCTGCTTTTGTTTCGGACATGCTGCATGCGACACACGAAACGTCCGCGactgtcgcctctctggcTTCGAGATACCAGGCTGCGTTTGCCAGCGCGctggcgtctcttcctcgactctctccacgttcttcttccctaGACACGAAGCCagtgtgttttctctctcactcgtctcctcgttcttcctcttgttcttcttcgtttccctcctctccgtcttctccttctgctttgacgtctcttcctccgccttGTCCTTCCGCTCGTccctcctccttttctgtttctgctcctccttcACATTGTTCTCCATTCTCTTCCTTATCTTccccctcgttttcttcttcttcgccggtgtcttgttctccctcatcttcttcgGTTCGTCAGCAGGACTGTGAAGAACCGCTTTGGTGGATGCCCGGCACCTTCGGCTTTGTGATCGACAGCGGGTGGATGCGGACGTGGTTTTTCTTCACTGGCCTCGCGAACCCGGGAGAGGAT GGACTCCTCGAGTGGCGTTTGCCAGCACTGTGGACAGATCCGAGCTTCGACCATCCCCGGCTGTACTGCGGCAGGCCTCCGGGTCCCATCACCAACAAAAGT CTCTTAGATGTGAAGGGGAAGATTGTGGCAGGCCGGCAGCGAGGTCTGAACGCTGACTACCTGATTCTGGATGCTTCTGCATGGACATTCCTTCACCAGCGCTACGGAGGAGGTCCCCCTATTATTCTGTACAATCCAAACCCCT GCGAGTTCGGTGACCTCTACGAGGGGTGTTTCGTAACTTTTGAGGGAGAGTGGCAGAACGGTCATCCGTACACTGGAAAGGGCAAAGTTTTCGACCCTCTCTGCAATCGCGG ATTTGATGGAGAGCTGCGAGAAGGCCGGCTGTGGAATGTGAAGCCCGGGAGCAAGGGCCTTCTTCCAGACGGGGGCATTTTGTTGGGTGGGGCATGCATTCAAGGGAAAATTCACGGACCGAATGGGAAGTTGCTGCGGCGACGGAAACTTTACGTCGGCAAGTTCCGGAAAGGCAAGCTTCACGGTCACGGGCTGGTAGCCCGAGCTGAAGACGGCGTCGTTTTAGCGGAAGGCGTGTGGGAAAATGGGAAACTATGTGGCATATAG
- a CDS encoding hypothetical protein (encoded by transcript TGME49_221530): MGNQPVGVAGTFALASPSGFVASQTNLGGKRGTVVRGSEAFLGGCAGEGRKQEVLLALGRTQFYHLVQQLDLEPRLLRTLEAMKAQERGETLKKTGTGEPGGASAKPPCAHIVVKSVKGKAPCPICAKRKVEAVLLKQDTELFHREFANLEALLPVDSSPKIRDLYSNFQTFTSAASTHRTPWGGALEAGLSSPYPRREPREKDPQCSTCTATEEECALAHAEACRACYKLEGLCTFVDIHRHSLEQAFEKPTQCEDESRLQEDFLSQQLRTVAQRPKASSAFTGSLSPPSRQRFRGCVGATSYTASPTQNASGNLSARLNTSVAHAAQGIRQQGSRVAASSSLEKTYRPSPAGACSGLQAFSACPVLRTTSCASSLPRSGAVGRPVSQSAFRSLIHSPAFQHAPGNHHSSLFVSVSAMPSLPKSRSQVLLVERAKCLRTQFSSL; encoded by the exons ATGGGGAACCAACCTGTTGGCGTTGCGGGGACGTTCGCTCTTGCGAGTCCTTCGGGGTTTGTAGCGTCGCAAACGAATCTCGGTGGCAAGCGAGGGACTGTTGTCCGTGGCTCTGAAGCCTTTTTAGGTGGATGCGCGGgcgaagggaggaaacaggagGTTCTTCTTGCACTTGGTCGAACGCAGTTTTACCACTTGGTTCAGCAGCTTGATTTGGAGCCTCGTCTGCTGCGAACGCTCGAGGCAATGAAAGCCcaagaaagaggggagacatTGAAGAAAACCGGAACGGGGGAACCaggcggcgcctctgcgaAGCCACCCTGTGCACACATCGTGGTCAAGTCTGTGAAAGGGAAGGCGCCATGTCCGATCTGCGCGAAGCGAAAAGTCGAAGCCGTGCTCCTCAAGCAG GACACAGAGCTCTTCCATAGAGAGTTTGCTAATCTCGAGGCGCTCCTACCTGTTGATTCGTCGCCGAAGATTCGGGATCTTTACAGCAACTTCCAGACCTTTACATCCGCGGCCAGCACGCACCGGACGCCTTGGGGAGGCGCTCTGGAGGCAGGTTTATCGTCGCCGTATCCCAGGCGAGAgccaagagaaaaagacccTCAGTGCTCCACTTGCACagcaacagaggaagagtgTGCACTGGCGCATGCT GAAGCGTGTCGCGCCTGCTACAAGCTCGAAGGCCTTTGCACATTCGTCGATATCCACCGACACTCGCTCGAACAAGCCTTT GAGAAGCCAACCCAGTGCGAAGATGAAAGCAGACTGCAGGAGGATTTCCTCAGCCAGCAACTGCGGACAGTAGCGCAAAGACCAAAGGCGAGTTCCGCATTCACGGGAAGCCTCAGCCCGCCTTCTCGGCAACGGTTTCGTGGTTGTGTCGGTGCTACCTCTTACACGGCAAGCCCTACACAAAATGCAAGTGGAAACCTTTCTGCGCGACTTAACACCTCTGTG GCGCATGCGGCACAAGGAATCCGGCAGCAAGGGTCTAGAGTGGcagcctcgtcttctttggaAAAAACTTATCGACCTTCTCCAGCCGGGGCATGTTCAGGTTTACAAGCGTTCAGTGCTTGCCCTGTTTTGCGTACAACGTCATGTGCATCTTCACTTCCTAGATCCGGTGCTGTCGGGCGACCTGTAAGCCAAAGTGCATTTCGAAGTCTCATACACTCCCCTGCGTTTCAACACGCTCCCGGTAACCATCATTCGTCCCTgtttgtctccgtctctgcaaTGCCTTCGCTTCCGAAATCGAGGAGCCAAGTGCTTTTGGTTGAACGAGCAAAGTGTCTTCGTACGcagttttcttccctctAG
- a CDS encoding adaptor complexes medium subunit family protein (encoded by transcript TGME49_221522) has product MSRQKPLLARQFVEISKVRIEGLMNAFLKLVEHAGADHTYVESDCARYVYQPLDNVYLVLITTKHSNILEDLQTLRVFATIVQDACAGEGLSGGVNVEQVVVENAFSIIFMVDELISFGLREAITLAQIKTFTDMDSHEEKLQRIIQEGKEKEEKERRRQIAQRLDKERAAKAKPSSGSPDASFLASASLYAPTGTAAAAVPSLAAAADYIQMYGGSPEHLSALASAAVGSETASSVEPGAGSSAVGLSSGAGKGMQLGPQRAPFGLGDARGHPERHQLHAGTALERALGTAVGASVETTVRHGAPADAADEAAALAAVGGGAGAPVIVNPLVEPVHALVEEKVKGTLQAEGGVDELDIQGTFFVTVSDPNKAGLAAFRVSPEDKRFKTKVHPNMNRQSYAQNVLELRCPTRAYVANAAAAILKWRLQTKDESLCPLSISCWPSVAANGVTLTVEVEATEPSRTLHDVHFSFTCPSSVPHQILRVEGGETQHDGLSIHWRLPEMSVSGLSAATLEFFAATSVTTVLPFSVEMHSKESICDFDVLECFHMEKAEPIAYALTRRTDYMLTVRA; this is encoded by the exons ATGAGCAGGCAGAAGCCTCTGCTTGCTCGCCAGTTCGTTGAAATTTCCAAAGTCCGCATCGAGGGCTTGATGAATGCCTTCCTCAAACTTGTTGAGCACGCAG GAGCAGATCACACATACGTGGAGTCAGACTGCGCGCGCTACGTCTACCAGCCGCTAGATAATGTGTATCTCGTCCTCATCACGACGAAGCACAGCAACATTTTGGAGGACTTGCAAACGCTTCGTGTCTTTGCCACCATTGTCCAG gatgcatgcgctggcGAAGGCCTTAGCGGAGGCGTGAACGTGGAGCAAGTGGTGGTTGAGAATGCATTTTCAATCATCTTTATGGTCGACGAGTTGATTTCCTTCGGGCTCAGAGAAGCGATTACGCTTGCGCAGATCAAGACGTTCACGGACATGGATTCTCACGAAGAGAAACTTCAGCGCATTATCCAGGAG ggcaaagagaaggaggagaaagagcgaaggagacagattGCACAGCGGCTGGACAAGGAACGAgctgcgaaggcgaagccTTCTTCTGGGAGTCCAGATGCgtccttcctcgcgtctgcttcgcttTATGCGCCTACGGGAACGGCTGCTGCCGCGGTGCCGAGTCTAGCCGCGGCTGCTGACTACATTCAAATGTATGGCGGATCTCCAGAGCACCTTTCTGccctcgcctctgccgccgTGGGCTCGGAAACTGCCTCCAGCGTCGAGCCGGGTGCAGGGTCTTCGGCAGTCGGCTTATCTTCGGGTGCAGGCAAGGGCATGCAGCTGGGGCCCCAGCGCGCGCCATTCGGCCTCGGAGACGCTCGGGGGCAcccagagagacaccagcTCCATGCCGGGACGGCCTTGGAGAGAGCTCTGGGAACTGCCGTGGGCGCGAGTGTGGAGACCACGGTGCGGCACGGAGCCCCCGCAGACGCAGCGGACGAGGCCGCCGCCCTCGCCGCGGTAGGCGGAGGTGCAG GAGCTCCAGTGATTGTCAATCCTCTAGTGGAACCTGTACACGCGCTGGTCGAGGAGAAGGTGAAAGGCACTCTTCAGGCCGAgggag GAGTTGACGAACTGGACATCCAGGGAACCTTCTTCGTCACCGTGTCGGACCCCAACAAGGCTGGCCTCGCGGCTTTCAGA GTGTCGCCGGAAGACAAACGCTTCAAAACCAAAGTCCACCCTAACATGAATCGACAGAGCTACGCACAAAACGTCCTCGAACTGAGATGTCCTACTCGCGCGTACGTTGCAAATGCCGCGGCGGCCATTCTCAAGTGGAGACTCCAAACGAAAGACGAG aGCTTGTGTCCGCTGTCGATCAGCTGCTGGCCGTCTGTGGCGGCGAATGGCGTGACTCTGACAGTCGAGGTGGAAGCTACGGAGCCTTCAAGGACTCTCCACGACGTCCATTTCTCCTTCACTTGTCCGTCTAGTGTTCCTCACCAG aTTCTACGAgtcgaaggaggcgagacgcagCACGATGGACTGTCGATCCACTGGCGCCTGCCAGAGATGTCTGTGTCgggtctctctgctgcgacTCTGGAGTTTTTTGCGGCGACGAGCGTCACTACAGTTCTTCCCTTTTCCGTCGAGATGCACTCGAAGGAGAGTATTTGCGACTTCGAC GTCCTCGAGTGCTTCCACATGGAGAAGGCCGAGCCGATTGCCTACGCTCTCACACGGCGCACAGACTACATGCTGACAGTGCGTGCGTAG